A genomic region of Lysinibacillus sp. 2017 contains the following coding sequences:
- a CDS encoding DUF2812 domain-containing protein codes for MKKYKVFFHDAKEEKWINDMSAKGWHLTNYNYRFYTFEKGEPDEYTYRCDLLDNFGFGKAAKEYIEFVESTGAEKVFKRLHWVYFRQHRNLGPFELYSDATSKLSYINRMLTLYGTVIFLNAISAFANGGLSFTDSGLRMNSFLSGVNSGLSAVLLIPTVGLWLRRRKLKKKLTLFEV; via the coding sequence ATGAAAAAGTACAAAGTTTTCTTCCATGATGCAAAAGAAGAAAAATGGATTAATGATATGAGTGCAAAGGGCTGGCATTTAACGAATTATAATTACCGCTTTTACACATTTGAAAAAGGCGAGCCAGATGAGTATACATATCGCTGTGATTTATTAGATAATTTTGGGTTCGGCAAAGCGGCAAAAGAATATATTGAATTTGTGGAAAGTACGGGCGCTGAAAAAGTGTTTAAAAGATTGCACTGGGTGTATTTCCGCCAGCATCGCAATTTAGGACCGTTTGAGCTGTATTCTGATGCCACGTCAAAATTATCGTATATTAACCGGATGCTGACGCTGTATGGAACGGTTATTTTTTTGAATGCAATTTCTGCATTTGCAAACGGTGGCCTAAGCTTTACAGATTCAGGGCTTCGTATGAATAGCTTTTTATCAGGCGTGAATTCAGGTCTTTCTGCTGTGTTGCTCATTCCAACAGTTGGCTTATGGCTGCGTCGAAGAAAGTTAAAAAAGAAACTGACATTATTTGAAGTATAG
- a CDS encoding PadR family transcriptional regulator: MQQPLTEGVYYILLALFEPRHGYGIMQLADEWSNGRVKLGAGTTYGALKNLQEKKYIETLDGEGRKKEYVITDLGKEVVGMEVRRLQELHENGEKILSLYGKG; the protein is encoded by the coding sequence ATGCAACAACCGCTTACTGAAGGGGTTTATTATATATTATTAGCACTTTTTGAGCCGCGACATGGTTACGGCATTATGCAGCTCGCCGACGAATGGAGCAACGGCCGCGTAAAATTAGGCGCAGGTACTACATACGGTGCACTAAAAAATTTGCAAGAAAAAAAATATATTGAAACTTTAGACGGTGAAGGACGTAAAAAAGAGTATGTCATTACTGATTTAGGGAAAGAAGTCGTTGGAATGGAAGTTCGCCGCTTACAAGAACTCCATGAAAACGGGGAAAAAATACTTTCGCTGTATGGAAAGGGATGA
- a CDS encoding SH3 domain-containing protein, protein MYYKTSSSSKKIGSITTGTKLSVYKEISGYYLTIVNGLPGYIIKSSTTDVHSSTTPSAPSDTNGNSGTVTSTTAKVTVGGLNMRDSATTNGKVLKSLSKGTMLTVHSISGYWANVSVGGVTGYVNKSYIKLINQSGSSVKNRIIILDPGHGGKDPGAVSSGETEKSHCLKSRFSSETKTRSCRR, encoded by the coding sequence TTGTATTATAAGACATCTTCTTCATCAAAAAAAATAGGCTCGATCACAACGGGGACAAAGCTTTCCGTTTATAAAGAAATTAGTGGCTACTATTTAACAATAGTTAATGGCTTACCTGGCTATATTATTAAATCTAGCACAACGGATGTTCACTCATCTACAACACCATCAGCACCATCTGATACGAATGGTAATTCAGGCACGGTAACGTCTACGACTGCTAAAGTAACAGTTGGCGGATTAAATATGCGTGATTCTGCCACAACGAATGGTAAAGTTCTGAAATCATTATCTAAAGGTACAATGCTTACGGTACATTCGATTTCAGGTTACTGGGCAAATGTATCAGTTGGTGGCGTAACGGGTTATGTTAATAAATCATATATTAAGCTAATCAACCAATCAGGCAGTTCTGTTAAAAACCGCATTATCATTTTAGATCCAGGTCATGGCGGGAAAGACCCAGGCGCGGTTAGTTCAGGTGAAACTGAAAAAAGCCATTGTCTTAAAAGTAGGTTCTCTAGTGAGACAAAAACTAGAAGCTGCAGGCGCTAA
- a CDS encoding uridine kinase, which translates to MRSEDYHSLRQLFSEKIKGNSNKQSTFLIGIDGCGGSGKSTFADKIKENFSDVTIVHMDDFYLPSSLIMNLEPTKKPIGADFDWIRLLNQVLEPLTQDSVGCYQRYDWETDSLAKWHTVPIGGIVIIEGVYTIRKELADKYDLKIWVNSPRNIRLSRGLERDGEEAREMWESNWMVSEDMYVAEHKPFERADLIVSGVK; encoded by the coding sequence ATGAGAAGTGAAGATTATCATTCTTTAAGACAACTGTTTAGCGAGAAAATTAAAGGTAATTCTAATAAGCAATCCACTTTCTTGATTGGGATAGATGGTTGCGGAGGTTCTGGAAAAAGTACATTTGCTGATAAAATAAAAGAGAATTTTTCAGATGTAACCATTGTTCATATGGATGATTTTTATCTTCCCTCCTCTCTAATTATGAATTTAGAACCTACTAAAAAGCCTATTGGTGCTGATTTTGATTGGATACGATTATTAAATCAGGTCTTAGAACCTCTAACGCAAGATAGCGTGGGATGTTACCAAAGATATGATTGGGAAACGGATAGCTTAGCTAAATGGCATACTGTTCCAATTGGTGGCATTGTAATAATCGAAGGTGTGTATACCATTCGAAAAGAACTGGCTGACAAATATGATTTGAAAATATGGGTTAATTCCCCAAGAAATATTCGACTTTCAAGAGGCTTAGAAAGAGACGGAGAAGAAGCTCGTGAAATGTGGGAAAGTAATTGGATGGTTTCAGAAGATATGTATGTTGCAGAGCATAAACCATTTGAAAGAGCGGACCTAATCGTGAGTGGGGTTAAATAA
- a CDS encoding N-acetylmuramoyl-L-alanine amidase: MRQKLEAAGAKVYMTRTGDTYPTLEQRVAFTKNNFGEIYVSVHVNSATSSSAKGTETYYNVSTGDQYEEDQKLAKYINSEIVTNANMTNRGVKEGPFYVIKNMIIPSVLVELGFISNTEDRQKLVNDKYVEIYAQAIYKGIVDYYAK, translated from the coding sequence GTGAGACAAAAACTAGAAGCTGCAGGCGCTAAAGTTTATATGACGCGTACAGGTGATACGTACCCAACATTAGAACAACGTGTAGCCTTCACGAAAAATAACTTTGGTGAAATTTATGTGAGTGTTCACGTAAACTCAGCGACATCTTCAAGTGCAAAAGGGACTGAGACGTATTACAACGTTTCAACAGGCGACCAATACGAAGAAGATCAAAAATTAGCGAAATATATTAATAGTGAAATCGTGACCAACGCCAACATGACAAATCGTGGTGTTAAAGAAGGACCATTTTACGTTATTAAAAATATGATTATCCCATCCGTATTAGTAGAGCTTGGCTTTATTTCAAATACAGAAGATCGTCAAAAGTTAGTTAATGATAAATACGTAGAAATTTATGCACAAGCTATTTATAAAGGCATTGTCGATTACTACGCAAAATAA
- a CDS encoding stalk domain-containing protein translates to MKMKKIAPLALSALLLGTVSVAAEQPDSKEVTQEVQHQSTFNQTTGKITSIASFGASMMYTIEDEENPFQFIVSDSTIVLDKKGKPVELKEGNTVTIYVYANQPMILIYPPRYNPAVVIVGEEEDPDFVKVGTFDKNFVSEDNQLKLNFSEHTLIVNANGLEVPKDEVTKQNAIVFYGPATFSIPAQTTPSKVVVFPKYEDQLVEEIPETEETETNAAAKIDAIIGKDFYEVKGKKMVPLRKVSEALGYKVESTAKGAILSKGVPSYTITRGEKAYGYNKSLRQFEVAPALLEYGKTYVEYNFALELLK, encoded by the coding sequence ATGAAAATGAAAAAAATCGCACCATTAGCGTTATCAGCACTTTTATTAGGCACAGTTTCAGTAGCAGCGGAGCAACCAGATTCAAAAGAGGTGACACAAGAAGTGCAACACCAATCAACCTTCAACCAAACGACTGGTAAAATTACAAGCATTGCTTCTTTTGGCGCTTCAATGATGTATACCATTGAAGATGAAGAAAATCCATTCCAATTTATTGTCAGTGATTCTACTATTGTTTTAGACAAGAAGGGCAAACCTGTGGAATTAAAGGAAGGCAATACGGTGACAATTTATGTGTATGCCAATCAGCCGATGATTTTAATTTATCCACCGCGTTACAATCCAGCAGTTGTCATTGTGGGGGAAGAGGAAGATCCTGATTTTGTGAAAGTAGGAACCTTCGATAAAAATTTTGTGAGTGAAGACAATCAATTGAAATTGAATTTTAGCGAACATACACTCATTGTGAATGCGAACGGCTTAGAAGTACCTAAAGATGAAGTAACAAAACAAAATGCGATCGTTTTCTATGGTCCAGCAACATTTAGCATTCCAGCACAAACGACACCATCGAAAGTTGTTGTATTCCCGAAATACGAAGATCAATTAGTTGAAGAAATACCAGAAACCGAAGAAACGGAAACAAATGCAGCTGCAAAAATCGATGCAATTATCGGCAAGGATTTTTATGAAGTAAAAGGCAAAAAAATGGTACCATTACGCAAAGTTTCAGAAGCATTAGGCTATAAAGTGGAATCAACTGCGAAAGGGGCTATCCTATCAAAAGGGGTACCTTCCTACACGATTACGCGAGGTGAAAAAGCATATGGTTACAATAAATCACTCCGCCAATTTGAAGTGGCTCCAGCATTACTTGAATACGGCAAAACATATGTCGAGTACAACTTTGCATTAGAGTTATTGAAGTAA
- a CDS encoding S-layer homology domain-containing protein, with the protein MFYLCRACENARIFSKRLQGSFYPNEALTREEMSYVLTKAFTINPDNFKDYEMPFKDISSSNTYAPYIKALYYSGIAQGYLGNYSPKSSVTRAEFASFVARSKSDKYRFTTSTTSRKK; encoded by the coding sequence ATTTTCTACCTATGTAGAGCGTGCGAGAACGCTAGGATATTTTCAAAACGACTTCAGGGAAGTTTTTACCCAAATGAAGCGTTAACTCGTGAGGAAATGAGTTATGTTTTAACGAAAGCATTTACTATCAATCCAGACAATTTTAAGGATTATGAAATGCCTTTCAAAGATATAAGTTCTTCTAATACATATGCTCCTTATATTAAGGCTTTATATTATAGTGGCATTGCACAAGGCTATCTTGGAAATTATTCACCTAAAAGTTCTGTAACACGTGCAGAGTTTGCTTCATTCGTGGCACGTTCGAAAAGTGATAAATACCGGTTTACCACTTCCACAACAAGCCGAAAAAAGTAG
- a CDS encoding S-layer homology domain-containing protein gives MNQKLITLVVAIFLACTIAVSPTSAKVVFEDVATTDATYDEIQYLIDLGAIQGALINGKSFYLPKQSVTRGQAAKMVVISAGGKPLTVSQSSYTDLKAGTEFSTYVERARTLGYFQNDFREVFTQMKR, from the coding sequence ATGAATCAAAAATTGATTACATTGGTTGTTGCGATTTTCCTCGCTTGTACGATCGCTGTTTCACCGACATCAGCAAAAGTTGTATTTGAAGATGTTGCGACAACCGATGCCACTTACGATGAGATCCAGTACTTAATTGATTTAGGTGCAATTCAAGGAGCTCTTATTAATGGCAAATCTTTTTATTTGCCAAAGCAAAGTGTTACACGTGGACAAGCTGCAAAAATGGTTGTTATTTCTGCAGGTGGTAAACCACTAACTGTAAGCCAATCTTCATACACTGATTTAAAAGCAGGCACTGAATTTTCTACCTATGTAGAGCGTGCGAGAACGCTAGGATATTTTCAAAACGACTTCAGGGAAGTTTTTACCCAAATGAAGCGTTAA
- a CDS encoding asparagine synthase → MNNIREGLIPTVLGSAVTAAGYAMKQKIGTNKMVANTIFGFGLAHIVLGAIDLVEHRK, encoded by the coding sequence ATGAACAATATTCGTGAAGGTTTAATTCCGACTGTACTTGGATCAGCTGTTACTGCCGCTGGATATGCCATGAAACAAAAAATTGGTACGAATAAAATGGTTGCCAATACGATTTTTGGTTTCGGCTTAGCCCATATAGTATTGGGTGCAATTGACCTTGTAGAACATCGTAAGTAA